The proteins below are encoded in one region of Cyclopterus lumpus isolate fCycLum1 chromosome 8, fCycLum1.pri, whole genome shotgun sequence:
- the LOC117735513 gene encoding uncharacterized protein LOC117735513 isoform X2, with protein MKSTITSSFDVTQLAYEDPEEPVHFPIGEYSSDYKRPRPPRPPLSMSMISRKPTIDAGNPYTTSISEPTSPTERTPSPPPPRPQHPPPPSIASRSSTMKPQSETDESQQSSYSYFSFMPQSPVPPALSDEEVNLCKSGSTKAASGKERPAVPPRPGRSSLSSSASLFGTSPTKTRPPPPSFCPPPPPSSEELLDLDSAYSKIEHRPYLDVLPEDVDKLSLRKTTVVQSVYYSPYPQTSEDAEDINGMLRWLKRVSKSDLTSSVYGLSIEEEMRLFCQGAMNVRKALRLYNLLMMKRNESMRNIITEFSSISDNMDKMKKKSKTIDIAGGTTGAVGGMTAVLGIAFAPVTLGASLIATVIGAGMVASAGGIGAHAAKAKKEIVNRMTVEKLVYDYKANVVDLEHCLGFILGGMNEIQRHDIARLQRAGAQTDSVKMAHLSQFVLSNKINQNGGTSPAYTCGMSSERLLLAFANEMDLYFKGKDSQKLKKSSKSKFSGRVRLLAENLQEELHNLNRMWEMFS; from the exons ATGAAGTCCACTATCACCAGCTCCTTTGACGTCACACAGTTGGCCTACGAAGACCCGGAGGAGCCAGTG CACTTCCCCATCGGTGAATATTCGTCAGACTATAAGAGGCCTCGGCCTCCCAGACCACCACTAAGCATGAGTATGATCTCCAGGAAACCCACAATCGACGCAGGCAATCCCTACACGACTTCAATCTCTGAGCCAACT AGTCCTACTGAGAGaaccccctctcctcccccgcCGCGGCCccaacacccccctcccccctcaatCGCTTCTAGAAGCTCTACAATGAAGCCACAATCTGAG ACTGATGAGAGTCAGCAATCCAGTTATTCCTACTTCAGCTTTATGCCACAATCTCCAGTCCCACCAGCTCTCTCTGATGAAGAGGTGAACCTCTGCAAGTCTGGTAGTACAAAG GCCGCAAGCGGCAAAGAGAGACCTGCGGTTCCACCTCGACCCGGTCGGTCCTCCCTATCCAGCTCTGCCTCTTTGTTTGGAACCTCGCCTACAAAG ACCAGACCACCACCACCGTCCTTCTGcccgcctccccctccttcATCAGAGGAACTTTTGGATTTGGATTCAGCGTACAGTAAGATCGAGCACCGTCCCTACCTGGACGTCCTGCCGGAGGACGTAGATAAGCTG TCGCTCAGGAAGACGACAGTTGTCCAGTCGGTGTACTACTCTCCTTATCCACAGACCAGTGAGGATGCAGAG GACATCAATGGGATGCTGAGATGGTTGAAAAGAGTATCAA AATCTGATCTGACTTCATCAGTGTACGGCCTCAGTATAGAGGAGGAAATGAG ATTGTTCTGCCAGGGGGCGATGAACGTGAGGAAGGCCCTGCGTCTCTACAACCTCCTCATGATGAAGCGCAATGAAAGCATGCGGAACATCATCACGGAGTTCAGCTCCATCTCCGACAACATGgacaagatgaagaagaagagcaaaacCATAGACATCGCTGGGGGCACCACGGGTGCTGTCGGAGGGATGACTGCAGTCCTGGGTATCGCCTTCGCTCCGGTGACCTTGGGCGCCTCGCTGATTGCGACAGTGATCGGTGCTGGTATGGTGGCGTCCGCTGGAGGCATAGGCGCCCACGCTGCCAAGGCCAAGAAGGAGATTGTGAATAGGATGACAGTTGAGAAACTTGTATACGATTACAAGGCAAACGTTGTCGATCTGGAACACTGCCTGGGCTTTATCCTTGGTGGGATGAATGAAATTCAGAGGCACGACATTGCCAGGTTACAGAGGGCGGGAGCCCAGACGGATTCAGTGAAGATGGCTCACCTGTCACAGTTTGTGTTAAGCAATAAAATAAACCAGAACGGGGGGACTTCTCCTGCTTACACATGTGGGATGTCGTCGGAGAGACTGCTTCTGGCTTTTGCCAACGAAATGGATCTGTATTTTAAGGGGAAGGACAGCCAGAAGCTGAAGAAGTCGAGTAAAAGCAAGTTTTCGGGCCGAGTTCGCCTGCTGGCTGAAAATCTGCAGGAAGAACTGCATAACCTGAATCGTATGTGGGAAATGTTTAGTTGA
- the napsa gene encoding napsin-A isoform X2 gives MTRLKILSVIGALLIAHSAAIIRVPLHRTRSLRRLMSDNGMSVEELRALARSPGAPDSAPSAEVPVERLTNFMDAQYYGSISIGTPPQDFTVLFDTGSSNLWVPSIHCSFFDVACWLHRRYNSKKSSTFVKNGTAFSIRYGRGSLSGFISGDTVSVAGLPVAGQQFGEAVKQPGITFAVGRFDGVLGMAYPSISVMNVTPVFDTAMAAKLLPQNIFSFYISRDPTAAVGGELVLGGTNPQYYTGDLHYVNVTRKAYWQIKMSGVDVGNHLTLCKAGCQAIVDTGTSLIVGPVEEVRALHKAIGALPLLMGETLSARSPLPLL, from the exons ATGACACGACTGAAGATATTAAGTGTCATCGGGGCGCTGCTGATAGCCCACAGCGCCGCCATAATCAG AGTGCCGCTTCACAGAACCAGAAGCCTGCGCCGCCTGATGAGCGACAATGGGATGTCGGTGGAGGAGCTGCGGGCTTTAGCGAGGAGCCCCGGGGCGCCGGACAGCGCCCCGTCCGCCGAGGTGCCCGTGGAAAGGCTGACTAACTTCATGGAT gcccAGTACTATGGGAGCATCAGCATCGGCACCCCTCCGCAGGACTTCACGGTGCTGTTTGACACCGGCTCCTCCAACCTCTGGGTGCCCTCCATCCACTGCTCCTTCTTTGATGTGGCCTGCT GGCTCCATCGTCGCTACAACTCGAAGAAGTCGAGCACATTCGTGAAGAACGGCACAGCGTTCTCCATCCGGTACGGCCGGGGCAGCTTGTCTGGCTTCATCAGCGGAGACACTGTCTCC GTTGCAGGACTTCCTGTTGCTGGCCAGCAGTTTGGGGAAGCGGTGAAGCAGCCCGGCATCACGTTTGCAGTGGGCCGGTTCGATGGGGTCTTGGGCATGGCCTACCCCTCCATATCAGTAATGAACGTCACCCCGGTGTTTGACACGGCCATGGCTGCCAAGCTGCTGCCCCagaacattttctctttctacATAAGCAG AGACCCGACAGCAGCAGTAGGAGGAGAGCTGGTGCTGGGTGGGACCAACCCTCAGTACTACACCGGAGACCTGCACTACGTCAATGTCACACGAAAGGCCTACTGGCAGATCAAGATGAGCGG AGTTGACGTCGGCAACCATCTGACTCTCTGCAAAGCTGGTTGCCAGGCGATTGTCGACACGGGAACTTCCTTAATTGTCGGGCCCGTGGAGGAAGTCCGGGCGCTGCACAAAGCCATCGGAGCGCTGCCCCTGCTGATGGGAGAG aCCCTTTCAGCAcgttctcctctccctctgctctaG
- the LOC117735513 gene encoding muscle M-line assembly protein unc-89-like isoform X1, whose amino-acid sequence MKSTITSSFDVTQLAYEDPEEPVPSVTDESPSEVKVKPVPRPRSRLQPKSQCKDNNNSVYYADTSSNTANVLHFPIGEYSSDYKRPRPPRPPLSMSMISRKPTIDAGNPYTTSISEPTSPTERTPSPPPPRPQHPPPPSIASRSSTMKPQSETDESQQSSYSYFSFMPQSPVPPALSDEEVNLCKSGSTKAASGKERPAVPPRPGRSSLSSSASLFGTSPTKTRPPPPSFCPPPPPSSEELLDLDSAYSKIEHRPYLDVLPEDVDKLSLRKTTVVQSVYYSPYPQTSEDAEDINGMLRWLKRVSKSDLTSSVYGLSIEEEMRLFCQGAMNVRKALRLYNLLMMKRNESMRNIITEFSSISDNMDKMKKKSKTIDIAGGTTGAVGGMTAVLGIAFAPVTLGASLIATVIGAGMVASAGGIGAHAAKAKKEIVNRMTVEKLVYDYKANVVDLEHCLGFILGGMNEIQRHDIARLQRAGAQTDSVKMAHLSQFVLSNKINQNGGTSPAYTCGMSSERLLLAFANEMDLYFKGKDSQKLKKSSKSKFSGRVRLLAENLQEELHNLNRMWEMFS is encoded by the exons ATGAAGTCCACTATCACCAGCTCCTTTGACGTCACACAGTTGGCCTACGAAGACCCGGAGGAGCCAGTG CCGTCTGTCACAGATGAAAGCCCGTCAGAGGTTAAAGTCAAGCCTGTGCCTCGTCCCAGGTCGAGATTACAACCAAAGTCTCAGtgcaaagacaacaacaacagtgtttaCTATGCAGACACAAGCAGCAATACAGCCAATGTGCTG CACTTCCCCATCGGTGAATATTCGTCAGACTATAAGAGGCCTCGGCCTCCCAGACCACCACTAAGCATGAGTATGATCTCCAGGAAACCCACAATCGACGCAGGCAATCCCTACACGACTTCAATCTCTGAGCCAACT AGTCCTACTGAGAGaaccccctctcctcccccgcCGCGGCCccaacacccccctcccccctcaatCGCTTCTAGAAGCTCTACAATGAAGCCACAATCTGAG ACTGATGAGAGTCAGCAATCCAGTTATTCCTACTTCAGCTTTATGCCACAATCTCCAGTCCCACCAGCTCTCTCTGATGAAGAGGTGAACCTCTGCAAGTCTGGTAGTACAAAG GCCGCAAGCGGCAAAGAGAGACCTGCGGTTCCACCTCGACCCGGTCGGTCCTCCCTATCCAGCTCTGCCTCTTTGTTTGGAACCTCGCCTACAAAG ACCAGACCACCACCACCGTCCTTCTGcccgcctccccctccttcATCAGAGGAACTTTTGGATTTGGATTCAGCGTACAGTAAGATCGAGCACCGTCCCTACCTGGACGTCCTGCCGGAGGACGTAGATAAGCTG TCGCTCAGGAAGACGACAGTTGTCCAGTCGGTGTACTACTCTCCTTATCCACAGACCAGTGAGGATGCAGAG GACATCAATGGGATGCTGAGATGGTTGAAAAGAGTATCAA AATCTGATCTGACTTCATCAGTGTACGGCCTCAGTATAGAGGAGGAAATGAG ATTGTTCTGCCAGGGGGCGATGAACGTGAGGAAGGCCCTGCGTCTCTACAACCTCCTCATGATGAAGCGCAATGAAAGCATGCGGAACATCATCACGGAGTTCAGCTCCATCTCCGACAACATGgacaagatgaagaagaagagcaaaacCATAGACATCGCTGGGGGCACCACGGGTGCTGTCGGAGGGATGACTGCAGTCCTGGGTATCGCCTTCGCTCCGGTGACCTTGGGCGCCTCGCTGATTGCGACAGTGATCGGTGCTGGTATGGTGGCGTCCGCTGGAGGCATAGGCGCCCACGCTGCCAAGGCCAAGAAGGAGATTGTGAATAGGATGACAGTTGAGAAACTTGTATACGATTACAAGGCAAACGTTGTCGATCTGGAACACTGCCTGGGCTTTATCCTTGGTGGGATGAATGAAATTCAGAGGCACGACATTGCCAGGTTACAGAGGGCGGGAGCCCAGACGGATTCAGTGAAGATGGCTCACCTGTCACAGTTTGTGTTAAGCAATAAAATAAACCAGAACGGGGGGACTTCTCCTGCTTACACATGTGGGATGTCGTCGGAGAGACTGCTTCTGGCTTTTGCCAACGAAATGGATCTGTATTTTAAGGGGAAGGACAGCCAGAAGCTGAAGAAGTCGAGTAAAAGCAAGTTTTCGGGCCGAGTTCGCCTGCTGGCTGAAAATCTGCAGGAAGAACTGCATAACCTGAATCGTATGTGGGAAATGTTTAGTTGA
- the napsa gene encoding napsin-A isoform X1 has product MTRLKILSVIGALLIAHSAAIIRVPLHRTRSLRRLMSDNGMSVEELRALARSPGAPDSAPSAEVPVERLTNFMDAQYYGSISIGTPPQDFTVLFDTGSSNLWVPSIHCSFFDVACWLHRRYNSKKSSTFVKNGTAFSIRYGRGSLSGFISGDTVSVAGLPVAGQQFGEAVKQPGITFAVGRFDGVLGMAYPSISVMNVTPVFDTAMAAKLLPQNIFSFYISRDPTAAVGGELVLGGTNPQYYTGDLHYVNVTRKAYWQIKMSGVDVGNHLTLCKAGCQAIVDTGTSLIVGPVEEVRALHKAIGALPLLMGEYWIDCKRIPSLPAVSFSIGGKMFNLTGEDYIMKGSQKGVSICLSGFMAMDIPPPAGPLWILGDVFIGKYYTVFDRAADRVGFAPAK; this is encoded by the exons ATGACACGACTGAAGATATTAAGTGTCATCGGGGCGCTGCTGATAGCCCACAGCGCCGCCATAATCAG AGTGCCGCTTCACAGAACCAGAAGCCTGCGCCGCCTGATGAGCGACAATGGGATGTCGGTGGAGGAGCTGCGGGCTTTAGCGAGGAGCCCCGGGGCGCCGGACAGCGCCCCGTCCGCCGAGGTGCCCGTGGAAAGGCTGACTAACTTCATGGAT gcccAGTACTATGGGAGCATCAGCATCGGCACCCCTCCGCAGGACTTCACGGTGCTGTTTGACACCGGCTCCTCCAACCTCTGGGTGCCCTCCATCCACTGCTCCTTCTTTGATGTGGCCTGCT GGCTCCATCGTCGCTACAACTCGAAGAAGTCGAGCACATTCGTGAAGAACGGCACAGCGTTCTCCATCCGGTACGGCCGGGGCAGCTTGTCTGGCTTCATCAGCGGAGACACTGTCTCC GTTGCAGGACTTCCTGTTGCTGGCCAGCAGTTTGGGGAAGCGGTGAAGCAGCCCGGCATCACGTTTGCAGTGGGCCGGTTCGATGGGGTCTTGGGCATGGCCTACCCCTCCATATCAGTAATGAACGTCACCCCGGTGTTTGACACGGCCATGGCTGCCAAGCTGCTGCCCCagaacattttctctttctacATAAGCAG AGACCCGACAGCAGCAGTAGGAGGAGAGCTGGTGCTGGGTGGGACCAACCCTCAGTACTACACCGGAGACCTGCACTACGTCAATGTCACACGAAAGGCCTACTGGCAGATCAAGATGAGCGG AGTTGACGTCGGCAACCATCTGACTCTCTGCAAAGCTGGTTGCCAGGCGATTGTCGACACGGGAACTTCCTTAATTGTCGGGCCCGTGGAGGAAGTCCGGGCGCTGCACAAAGCCATCGGAGCGCTGCCCCTGCTGATGGGAGAG TACTGGATCGACTGCAAGAGGATCCCATCGCTCCCAGCCGTCTCGTTCAGCATTGGAGGGAAGATGTTTAACCTGACCGGAGAAGATTATATCATGAAG GGGTCTCAGAAGGGTGTATCAATCTGCCTGTCGGGCTTCATGGCCATGGATATCCCGCCTCCAGCCGGGCCCCTGTGGATCCTGGGTGATGTATTCATCGGGAAGTACTACACCGTGTTCGACAGGGCTGCCGACCGCGTGGGGTTCGCCCCGGCCAAGTAG
- the mief1 gene encoding LOW QUALITY PROTEIN: mitochondrial dynamics protein MID51 (The sequence of the model RefSeq protein was modified relative to this genomic sequence to represent the inferred CDS: inserted 4 bases in 4 codons; deleted 14 bases in 11 codons; substituted 2 bases at 2 genomic stop codons): MRIKRGVNFSTLTAITIAAPWLASFARCQALTLPEAKEDALRRGQFFLKSRLEHVDVHVTASLFAVVGWQGWNGDRKGKKDDNGIGTAIDFCFPDAKLVLGVGGAAMLGIATLAVKRMYDRAISASTSPTNIEPTGRRSWEEPAWMGSSPRVLNHDMKSTVSRSLQTLPTSSHAFEPDCMRRAVGRAAVGGCGATQSDXQRARMRLSLQEHLWEFYXNNVNIPSEEQAVARRAALDICAELRVFLHAKLPDMPLREMYLSGSLYDDLQVRADHAQLMVPLILEKNLWSSIPGEDTIMNVPGFWLIRRENLEYXPRNSSYWDRCMVGGYLLPXIMSLEVFDKVVAGXINWPAIGTVLDYIIRPVVPSETLTLEVQYETDRNCTXLLPLLVMEDGTSLIAKPHRLAAERHENLWRQSFRVPETARLRALDQEDGGCRCACLKLAKAVCKLNPSLNRLNASQLTNAILLLCEKEGDWTQEALADRFLQLQRALVGHLEAGRLPCALSPKVNLFCELTEQEVDELGYTLYCALSEPEELLRTAVAQPPHP; encoded by the exons ATGCGAATCAAGA GGGGCGTCAACTTCAGCACACTGACCGCAATTACTATTGCTGCGCCGTGGCTCGCGAGTTTCGCACGCTGCCAAGCCCTGACACTACCCGAAGCCAAGGAGGACGCACTGAGGAGGGGCCAGTTCTTCCTCAAAAGCCGATTGG AACACGTTGACGTACATGTAACAGCCTCTTTGTTTGCAGTCGTAGGATGGCAGGGGTGGAATGGAGACCGTAAAGGGAAGAAAGATGACAATGGGATTGGCACAGCCATTGACTTT TGCTTTCCAGATGCCAAGCTTGTGCTGGGAGTGGGAGGAGCAGCCATGCTTGGCATTGCA ACGCTTGCTGTCAAAAGA ATGTACGACCGTGCCATAAGCGCT TCCACCAGCCCCACCAATATTGAGCCGACGGGAAGGAGAAGCTGGGAGGAGCCCGCCTGGATGGGTTCGTCACCACGGGTCCTGAACCATGACATGAAGTCCACAGTGAGCAGGTCTCTACAGACTCTGCCCACTTCCTCC CATGCTTTTGAACCAG ACTGTATGCGTAGGGCCGTGGGTCGAGCTGCTGTGGGAGGCTGTGGCGCCACTCAGTCAG TGCAGCGGGCCCGAATGCGTCTGTCCCTGCAGGAACATTTGTGGGAGTTCT CAAATAATGTAAACATCCCTTCTGAGGAGCAGGCTGTGGCAAGGAGGGCAGCGTTGGACATC TGTGCCGAACTCAGAGTGTTCCTTCATGCCAAACTGCCTGACATG CCTCTCAGAGAGATGTACCTGAGTGGCAGTCTGTATGATGACCTGCAGGTAAGAG CGGACCACGCCCAGCTCATGGTGCCTCTTATCTTGGAGAAGAACCTGTGGTCGTCCATCCCCGGGGAGGACACCATCATG AATGTTCCAGGTTTCTGGCTCATCCGCAGGGAGAATTTGGAGT TTCCACGGAACAGCAGCTACTGGGACCGCTGCATGGTCGGAGGTTACCTCCTCCCCTAAATCATGTCCCTTGAGGTCTTTGACAAGGTTGTGGCTG TCATCAACTGGCCAGCTATAGGGACTGTGCTCGATTACATAATTCGTCCTGTGGTTCCCTCCGAA ACACTGACCCTGGAGGTGCAGTACGAGACGGACCGAAACTGTACGTGACTCCTACCATTGCTTGTGATGGAGGACGGAACC TCGCTGATTGCTAAACCACACCGACTTGCCGCAGAGCGGCACGAAAACCTGTGGCGGCAGAGCTTCCGCGTGCCTGAGACGGCACGACTCAGGGCCCTGGACCAGGAGGACGGAGGCTGCCGATGCGCCTGCCTGAAGCTGGCGAAGGCCGTATGCAAGCTCAACCCTTCCCTAAACCGGCTCAATGCCAGCCAGCTCACCAATGCCATCTTGTTGCTTTGCGAAAAAGAAGGCGACTGGACCCAGGAGGCACTGGCCGACCGATTCCTGCAGCTGCAGCGAGCACTAGTGGGACATTTAGAGGCAGGGAGGCTGCCTTGTGCCCTCAGCCCTAAAGTTAACTTATTCTGTGAACTG actgaacaggaagtggacgagCTGGGGTATACGCTCTACTGCGCC CTCTCGGAACCCGAGGAGCTGCTGAGAACTGCTGTGGCCCAGCCGCCCCATCCCTGA
- the atf4b gene encoding activating transcription factor 4b produces the protein MTTMMTNSQFGLEDMEALLWGPSSPMADAMSFSTSRPDQEEQQKGGRTSLEGDASPASPLTSSLSSSSSPPPFYSPPPSPPAVLLQGYKAGMESDLLSLPWLGHPGQLRQAASDDRKEDMFGDLDWMAERVDLSEFDLDSLIGSCSPTEESPSCPEDLLASLGCPMELDSLPMPCFSTPALSSLPSASLPSIPPPTPLVSSDHSVITVDEPESYIDVQDCPGFPLRVPEPQQELEIKSEPASPDPPSPLVDSPSSPAYTLDLGSEVDITESEVKPVVASVFPRLVLSLSPTSIVLVLAPKNEIGITTTTSQIVHSSISRPYPKPTYKASPPSPSAPSVNVESPRDADGEARATLKAPKAKKLKKMAQNKTAATRYRQKKRKEQGSLLDEHGLLERKNLELTEKADSLAREIEYLKELMEEVCQARTHKGLGADP, from the exons ATGACCACGATGATGACAAACTCACAGTTTGGCCTGGAAGACATGGAGGCCCTTCTCTGGGGACCTTCCTCTCCCATGGCTGACGCCATGAGCTTCTCAACTTCACGCCCTGACCAAGAAGAACAacagaaaggagggagaacCTCATTGGAGGGCGACGCTTCCCCTGCGTCGCCCCTCACCTCATcgctgtcctcttcctcctctcctcctcccttctacTCTCCGCCTCCCTCGCCACCGGCCGTCCTCCTCCAGGGGTACAAAGCTGGGATGGAGTCTGACCTGCTCTCCCTCCCCTGGTTGGGCCACCCTGGTCAGCTGAGACAGGCCGCCTCAGATGACCGCAAAG AGGATATGTTCGGTGACCTGGACTGGATGGCTGAGAGGGTGGATCTGTCCGAGTTTGACCTGGactctctgattggctcatgCAGTCCTACTGAGGAGTCCCCGAGCTGTCCAGAAGACCTCCTAGCCTCCCTGGGTTGCCCCATGGAGCTTGACTCCCTCCCAATGCCCTGCTTCTCAACTCCTGCTCTCTCAAGTCTCCCCTCTGCTTCTCTTCCAAGTATACCTCCCCCAACCCCTCTGGTCAGCTCCGATCATTCTGTCATTACAGTGGATGAGCCTGAATCCTACATTGACGTACAGGATTGTCCCGGCTTTCCCCTGCGTGTCCCTGAGCCACAACAGGAGCTGGAAATCAAATCTGAGCCCGCTTCTCCAGACCCCCCATCCCCCTTGGTTgattctccctcctccccagcCTACACCCTCGACTTGGGCAGTGAAGTTGACATCACGGAGAGTGAGGTGAAGCCAGTGGTAGCTTCAGTTTTCCCGAGGCTTGTACTCTCCCTCTCACCGACCAGCATCGTCCTTGTCCTGGCTCCCAAAAATGAAATCGggatcaccaccaccacctcacaAATCGTTCATTCCTCCATAAGCAGACCATACCCAAAGCCCACATACAAAGCTAGTCCACCATCTCCCAGTGCCCCCAGTGTCAATGTTGAGTCCCCCCGCGATGCAGATGGAGAAGCAAGGGCTACTTTGAAGGCCCCCAAAGCCAAGAAACTGAAGAAGATGGCGCAGAACAAGACGGCCGCCACGCGTTACaggcagaagaagagaaaagagcagGGTTCACTTCTTGATGAGCATGGTCTGCTGGAGAGGAAGAACCTGGAGCTGACCGAGAAAGCCGACTCCTTGGCCAGGGAGATAGAGTACCTGAaagagctgatggaggaggtgtgCCAGGCCAGGACACACAAAGGTCTTGGTGCTGACCCCTAG
- the LOC117735513 gene encoding uncharacterized protein LOC117735513 isoform X3 — translation MSMISRKPTIDAGNPYTTSISEPTSPTERTPSPPPPRPQHPPPPSIASRSSTMKPQSETDESQQSSYSYFSFMPQSPVPPALSDEEVNLCKSGSTKAASGKERPAVPPRPGRSSLSSSASLFGTSPTKTRPPPPSFCPPPPPSSEELLDLDSAYSKIEHRPYLDVLPEDVDKLSLRKTTVVQSVYYSPYPQTSEDAEDINGMLRWLKRVSKSDLTSSVYGLSIEEEMRLFCQGAMNVRKALRLYNLLMMKRNESMRNIITEFSSISDNMDKMKKKSKTIDIAGGTTGAVGGMTAVLGIAFAPVTLGASLIATVIGAGMVASAGGIGAHAAKAKKEIVNRMTVEKLVYDYKANVVDLEHCLGFILGGMNEIQRHDIARLQRAGAQTDSVKMAHLSQFVLSNKINQNGGTSPAYTCGMSSERLLLAFANEMDLYFKGKDSQKLKKSSKSKFSGRVRLLAENLQEELHNLNRMWEMFS, via the exons ATGAGTATGATCTCCAGGAAACCCACAATCGACGCAGGCAATCCCTACACGACTTCAATCTCTGAGCCAACT AGTCCTACTGAGAGaaccccctctcctcccccgcCGCGGCCccaacacccccctcccccctcaatCGCTTCTAGAAGCTCTACAATGAAGCCACAATCTGAG ACTGATGAGAGTCAGCAATCCAGTTATTCCTACTTCAGCTTTATGCCACAATCTCCAGTCCCACCAGCTCTCTCTGATGAAGAGGTGAACCTCTGCAAGTCTGGTAGTACAAAG GCCGCAAGCGGCAAAGAGAGACCTGCGGTTCCACCTCGACCCGGTCGGTCCTCCCTATCCAGCTCTGCCTCTTTGTTTGGAACCTCGCCTACAAAG ACCAGACCACCACCACCGTCCTTCTGcccgcctccccctccttcATCAGAGGAACTTTTGGATTTGGATTCAGCGTACAGTAAGATCGAGCACCGTCCCTACCTGGACGTCCTGCCGGAGGACGTAGATAAGCTG TCGCTCAGGAAGACGACAGTTGTCCAGTCGGTGTACTACTCTCCTTATCCACAGACCAGTGAGGATGCAGAG GACATCAATGGGATGCTGAGATGGTTGAAAAGAGTATCAA AATCTGATCTGACTTCATCAGTGTACGGCCTCAGTATAGAGGAGGAAATGAG ATTGTTCTGCCAGGGGGCGATGAACGTGAGGAAGGCCCTGCGTCTCTACAACCTCCTCATGATGAAGCGCAATGAAAGCATGCGGAACATCATCACGGAGTTCAGCTCCATCTCCGACAACATGgacaagatgaagaagaagagcaaaacCATAGACATCGCTGGGGGCACCACGGGTGCTGTCGGAGGGATGACTGCAGTCCTGGGTATCGCCTTCGCTCCGGTGACCTTGGGCGCCTCGCTGATTGCGACAGTGATCGGTGCTGGTATGGTGGCGTCCGCTGGAGGCATAGGCGCCCACGCTGCCAAGGCCAAGAAGGAGATTGTGAATAGGATGACAGTTGAGAAACTTGTATACGATTACAAGGCAAACGTTGTCGATCTGGAACACTGCCTGGGCTTTATCCTTGGTGGGATGAATGAAATTCAGAGGCACGACATTGCCAGGTTACAGAGGGCGGGAGCCCAGACGGATTCAGTGAAGATGGCTCACCTGTCACAGTTTGTGTTAAGCAATAAAATAAACCAGAACGGGGGGACTTCTCCTGCTTACACATGTGGGATGTCGTCGGAGAGACTGCTTCTGGCTTTTGCCAACGAAATGGATCTGTATTTTAAGGGGAAGGACAGCCAGAAGCTGAAGAAGTCGAGTAAAAGCAAGTTTTCGGGCCGAGTTCGCCTGCTGGCTGAAAATCTGCAGGAAGAACTGCATAACCTGAATCGTATGTGGGAAATGTTTAGTTGA